The window TCTCCAGAACCTCTATTTTTGAGCTATAAAGCTGATGGCAATTGAAAAGGGGTGTAGCATAGTGGTGGATTCATCACCAGCTAGCTAGTTAGAACTGACCTGGGATCCTGATTCCAGAAGACAAGTTCACCAGAGTAGAAGGATAATTCTGGGCAGGGGGAGAAGTAGAGAGTAAAGGAATGGTAAGTAGTtgggagtggggatgggagagagcaAGCTGTGGAGGCTTAGAAATGCCAGGTCAAGGAGCAAGAAGGTAATCAAGGGCAGCTATGGAAGAGATAAAAAGTGGGGCTCAGAATCTTTCTCTGAAAGCCATGAAGGCAGGGCAGACCCGTAGTGCTCTCTGTGTAGGCCCTGGCAACTCACTGTAGGCCTAGAATGCACCGAGTTATAGCCTGCCTTCACCTCTAGGTGACAGTCTCAGAGCTGCTGTTCCTACTTTGCCAGTGGATATAGTGTTGGAGGACACCCAGCCCTTCTCACAGCCTGTGGTTGGCCACTCTCCCAGTGTGCATTACTCCCTGGCCCACTCCTCTGGCAGTGGCACTAACGATTCTGAGAGGCCTGTGAGTCACAGGACACATAGCAGTGGGCCAGAGCTGCAGAACCACAGTAAGTATGTGGGGAAGGTGGTCTGGAGCCAACAGCTTAGGCAAGAGTTGGCACTGGTAGCTTTTCTTCCCATATATGTTTCCTAGCTGGAATTCCTGGCTAGGAATTCCTCTACCCAGAAGCAGAGTCACTGTTGGGCCAAGAGATTTCAAACCAGTGTCCTGGTGCTGCCTCTGGCATGTTCTCTTCTCAGTGAGTGAGGCTGGCTTTACCCTCCTCAGAGCTACAGCCTTGGCCTGCTACTTCTCCAGAGATGACAGAAGCAGAGAGATCCCAGGGGGCTTTGGAGGACAAGGAGCCAGAAGGATCTATACAGGATGAAGGCATTTCTGGCAGGCCAGGTAAAAGGCTCAGTATAGGAATCAGCAGGTGGTTGGTGACAACTGTGTTAAGGCCCTGGCATACAGAAAGGGCTTGCCTGGGAATTGACTTGAGAATTGGTGTTATTAGTGGAGAAGGGAAACTGAAGGGCACATGGTTGACAGGAGTTGGGTCAGGCCCTTAAGAAATATGACAAGGAGACTAAACCTGCACAGCTGACTGAGATGGTCAAACTTGAGtcccctgtgaccctgccctttCTCTACAGCAGATCCAGAATTGGCATCCAGCACCCCTGAGTTCCTCCAGGCCAAGCGATCCCATCAGTTTCTTGAGCCAGCTCTACCACAGCCAGATGTTTCAGTGTAAGAACCTAGGGTCCTGGGCCtcttgggaagggggcaggcacTGAAGTTGGCATTTGGCACCTTACACAGTCATCCCCTTCTTATCCCCTCTGAATATACAGATCACCCAGCACAGCAGCCTGAGCTGGGATACAGGGTGTTCCCAAAGAACACATTTGTCATCCTAAAGCCTACCCCCAGGGGCTTAGAGGAGCCTGAGTGAGGTGGAAGTACCTGGATTAGTGTGTAGTTAGAGAAGGCTTCCTCAAGGATGATTAGCAAAGTTGAGACAGGTAGTGATAGATTCCAAAGGGGAGAGACtaggccaggccctggtggctcatgcctcataTCCTAGgtattgaagaggctgagatctgaggataatggttagaagccagcagtccatgagactctcatgtccaattaatcactaaaaagccagaagtggagctgtggctcaaatggtagagtgccagccttgaacaaaaatgctcagggacagcacccaagccctgagtgttcaagcctctggactaaCACGAAAAAGAAAGGCGGGGGAGAAATTGTCCATTCTTaggcctggggtggggagtatcATAGGTCTGAATAAATGACTGTGTATAAGATAAGGCTAGCCTAGAATTTGGAGTCTAGACTGGAGGGATAGGACCTAAAGGAAAGGCTTCTGTGTGGCCTCCTGACCATGTTGCCCCTCAGTGGATGGTTAGAACTGCTGGTCTAGGCTGAGAAGgtagctttgtggtagagtgcttgcctagcatgcatgaagccctgggtttgattccttagtaccatataaacagaaaaagccagaagtggtactgtgctagagtgctagccttgagcaagctcagggacaatgcctaggcccagagttcaagccccaggactagcaaaaaaaaaaaaaagactgctggtCTAGGTTAGCTAAGGAGCACCTAGGCCCAGTATTAGTAGGAGCAAGCAGAACTTGATAGAGTCGTCTTCAAGTATCAGTTCAGTCACCTCTGTCTATTCCTGCCCCCAGCTTGCCTCCAGAGCCTATGGAGCCTGTACCAGCTAAACTTCCCCGCAGGACCCGGACTGCTGGTCCCAGACGCCGTCAAGATCCTTACAAAGCTGGACTGAACCACTATGCAAAACTCCTTAGCTTCTATGCCAAGATGCCCATGGAGAAGAAAGCTCTTGAAGTGGTGGAGAAGTGGTGAGTGCATCTTGTACTCCTGGGTAAGAGGAGCCTTTTGGGTTATGAACAGACTTACTCTGTTTGCTCTCCCTCAACCTCCATGGCAGCCTAGATAAGTATTTCCAGCACCTTTGCAATGACCTGGAGGTGTTTGCTGCTCATGCTGGCCGCAAGACTGTGAAGCCAGAGGACTTGGAGCTGTTGATGCGACGGTAAGAGGGCAGAAAAGAGAAACTGGGTGGGATGGGATGGGGGAGAGAGTTCATGCTGATGCTGCCTGCTGCTCTTCCTCTGCTGTAGGCAGGGTCTGGTCAGCGAGCAAGTCTCGTTGCACGTGCTTGTGGAGCGCCACCTGCCCCTGGAGTACCGCAAGATGCTCATCCCCTGTGCATTCAGCGGCAATTCTGTCTTCCCTGCCCAGTGATGGCCCTTGCTCTGTCTGTACCCAGGACCTTGTAATTCATATCATTCTCCAGCTCTCTACTATTTCCTCTAAGATAATAAAGTATCACAAACAGAAAATTCTGCTTTTTGGTACATGTCCAGGAGTCAGCCCAGATACCCCTGATCCCCTCGTCCCCGATCCCCTGGTCACTGACTTCTCAGCACAGCCTGGAATaaacagttttataataaaagtgGAGTTAGCACTGGAACACTCAGTGTTGCCCACCATAATCCTTAGCTTGTGGGCTCTGGCTCTCGAGGCCCCACACGTTTGGTGTCAGCAGTGCGAAGTCGTTCCAGTACCTTCTGGAGCTCTACTGCAATGCTCACTTCCTcttttgcctcctcctcctcctcctcctcctcttgttcctTCTCTTTGTCCAACTCTCCTGGCAGTTCTGACTCCGGAATCTGGAAGGCCTGGCTCAGATAAGCACTCAGCGTCTGTTTGTCTAGGCTGGGGTCGATGGTCATCAGGGCCTTTTGCAGCTTGGATAGAGTCACCTCCTCATTGCTGCCCccacaaggaaagagaaagaggcttGAGCCCTCCAGTACCCTCCTTTCTGCCCAGCTTGAGCAGTTCATAGTGTCCAGTAGCACAGAGAGACTTGTGGGCCTGAGATGCCACCCAGTGGGCAATTCACCAGTGGCGGAGTGGGCCTGTGGGCTCCCAGGTCACTTACGGTTTCAGGCCCAGCTGCTGCTGTAGTTCCGCTAGGTATTCTTCTTTCTCAGCCTCATACTGTTCCCACAGCTTTTGCACAAAGGGCTCACTTTGGCCCTCCTCAGTCTGGAAGGGGCCACGAGGCAGGGTAAGGCCACATTGACAATCCAGTCAATAGAGCCCAGTCAAGGTTAGGGTAGGGGTAGACCAAGTTCCTGGGCCCTGTACCCACCTCCATAAACAAAAAGTGGTAGTTCAACACATCTGCACTGTTGCTGGGAAGCCAGCCCGCAGCCTCCATCAGctcctgaatttcctcttcctttttaaggGGGAAGAAGCTCTTGAGAATGGTGCTGTGGGAGAAGGAAACACAATAAGGATAATAGGGACCTGGCTGAGGGTGCCCACTCATCTCTCCATCCCTTTTGGGGGGATTGCAACTAGTGTTCAGAGGACTAAGCTCTGAGACTGTGGTCCTTCCTGCAAGGCTTTTTTTCCCTATATACCTGGGAGGCAGGCCAGTAGCGATGTTGGGCTGAAGTTTGGAATAGCTGGACTGGCCTCTTACCTGAACTGCTCATTGGTTAGTAACCCTTCATTCTGACTGTCGGCATTGATCATCTCTTTCAGCAGCTGGGCTACTGTATCCTTGTAGTTGACATACACACTCTCCATCATCTACAGGGAAAGATACATTCACTAATGTGCTGCTTCCTGGAGTAGTGGGTACAGAGCTGGGCTATGCTGTGGTTCGAGGTCCTTTTTGGTTCCTTAAGTGGAACCACCAGGGGCCAGGCTCACCTTTCCCATCAAGACTGCATAGAACTGACTCATGACGTCATTGGTGCGGAAGAGCTTGATATTCTCAAAAATGGTGTAAGCCCAGGCAATGGCCTCATCAGGCCCAAAGCGACGCTCCaagaaactgaagaagaaatCCTGGAACTTCTTTTTCTGCAGGATGGGAGGAATGCTTGGTCAACTTACCAGTGTTGGCTCACTCCTTTCTTCCTAACACCTTGAGGTGACTCCCACATTCCTGGAGATCTCTGGATCTGAAGGCCACATGAGGCCAAAAGGACTGGTGAGAGAGCTGACCTCATCTGTGAGCCGTTCCCTCCAGGCATCCTTGAGGAGGTCTACCACAAACTTTTTAGTTGGCTTCTTGTTCTCCACAGTGCCATCAAACTGAAGGAAAGCAGGGACTTCTTCCCCATAGCCCTGGAAGACAGAGTATCAGCTCTGTGTCCCCACTTCCAAACAGAGGAGAGCCCCAGGTGGTCTCCCCAAAAGCTTATCTTCTCATTAGCAAGGCCTGAGGGCTTTGGCTCTCTGCTTCCCACTCAGGGACTCCCTTACCAGACCATGGAAGAAGTCTTTCTCCCGGAGCAGGCCCTCGCCAATCTCCTCCAGGAGTACATCCACCAGCTGGTCACTGTTCTTGCCCTCTGCCAGCATATGCCACCGTTCTGCACCCCCAGCCACCACATCtgcaggaggggagagggagctaGAGTCCAGGGCAAGCCATTCAGTGAGCCCTGAGTCCCTGAGAGGCATAATTACCTTCACACTTGGTCCAGTCAGGTCGGGGTGTAGAGGTGCGCTGAATCTCTTGCAGCTCAGATGAGAACTGGTCTCGCTCCTTTAGCGTCATCATGTGTAACTGCAGCAATGACTCGTGCTCCTTGCATACCTCTTCGTAGTCGGCTTTCAGGCCATCCAGCTGTAGGCAAGGTGGATTGATCCTAGCTACCCATCTTCCTGATCCTTTCCTACCTACCATGTCTAGCTTAGTCCTGCcagcccaccagcacctgctctTGAAGATCCTTGTTGGTCTTCTCCTGCATTTCAAAATCTCTCCTTGGCACCACATCTCCAAAGTTGGCCTTCATAGTGTTGAGTTCCATCTGTATGCGGGTCAGGTCTTGCCGGGTCATCTTCAGAGCCAGTGTCAGCTTCACGGGGTCCTCCCCCCAGACGCCTGCCAGGGAGCCAGCCAGCCTATATCACCGTGGCTCTGGAGCTTGCAGCTCAGGGCTGGGTTGAATAAGCTCTTGGGGCATGCTCTCTGTGCTGGGTCTTCTCCATAGCTCTACCAGCCTAGACTTAAGTAGAGAAGCTCAGGACATGCAATAACCAGGCCAAAGAGGAGTCAGTTCCTTCACCTTTCAGAAATGGTCCTGCTTAATGATCCTATGATTCTCCATCCAGCTCAAaagatccccagccctgactggtGGCAGAGACATCTACCATATGTGGGCATAGAATGAGTATTAGAAATGCTGGATGAAGCCGGGTGCTtgggactcacgcctgtaatcctagctactcaggagactgagatctgaggattgcagttcaaagccagcaggaaagtctgtgagactcttatctcctattaaccaccagaaaactggaagtggcactgtggctcaagtggtagagaactagccttaagctgaagagcgcagggatagcacccaggcctagagttcaagccccacaaccaaccaaaaagaaaaagaaaaaaaaaaaaaaagaaatgctgaatgaggctgggtgctagtggctcacacctgtaatccaagttactcagaaagctgagatctgaggatcatggtttgatctgaggatcaaagccagcaggaaagtctgtgagacttatctccaattaaccacttaaaaactggaagtggtgtggttcaaagtgataggacagtgcccaggccccaagttcaagccctacaactgaccaaaaaaaaaaaaaaaaaagaaatgttgaaggAATGGAGTGAATGATGAGAGTCAgacttctctcccatccctcagAATAAGAGAAACTTGATTGGTTACCTGGTGACTGGGCTAGCGACATATCCTCCCGCTGGTACCGTAGTTCATTCAGGTCCCCAATGAGAATCTTTCGGGCATCTCTCTCACTGAGATAGCGCAGATACTCTTCAGCTAAGCTCTTCCTCAGTTTGGATACCTGTTGTGAAGGTGGCTGTCCAGTTGGTGTCATCCTACTACAGGAGTTGGATGGGGACTGGGTGGTGCCTTTGGCTTAGAAACAAGAAAGGTTTAAGAAAGAAGGTGGCCAGTCCCAGGAACCCAGTAAAGTTCACAAATCTGCTAGTACTGAGAACCATACTGAGTCTGTGCTGAGCCCCCCAGCAGGGCAGAGGGTAATGGAAATATGGGCTCTAGTAGATCAAAGAGCTTTGTGTCATTCCAGGCAGAAGGGAGAATGGGGTTCGGGGTTACCTTAGTGTACAGGTCACCCCTGTGGTCAGGGTGAAACAAGAATTCAAGAGTTGGGTCAGCACACCACTTTCATTTACCTCAGTCTGCAACGAGACCTTCTCCTCATTCTTTTTGTCAATGAGTTTTAGCaaattcatcttttctttcttcaaagcgGAGATTTCGCACTTCTCCTCAGCCCTCATGGCCAGGATCCTCTCGTTGCAGTCCTCCTTCATAGTGACAAGTTTGGCCTTCAGGGGTTCCAGGGTCCGAATCCTCTCCCTTTGGTAGGCTAAGCAGGGATAGGTAGAAGAGTCCTTTTCCAGCCAGGGAGACAGATGCTAAGGTTATGGGTGAATGGCTGTCAGTTACCCACTTCAGGAGTCTGCTGGCCTTATTTAAAGCCATGAGCCCTGCACTTGCTTTTGGGGCCTGGAATCACATCTATACCCTCACACCTGTGCCTTTagtcctgagccccagcctcttCACACCTCCTGAACCTGGCAGGTGCTTATTCTGGAGTTGTTTCCTGTAGATACTACCTCTCTAGCTTTTACAACGATGAGAGGACACGAGGTACTCTGTGTGACCTTAAGCCCGAATTAGTAGCTGCTCCAGCTCTGCTATGAACTtccagaaaaatcagaagagaaTTCTCTATTGCCATTTCTATTGGGGCCCAGGAAGGAAGCTACCTTCTTACCCAGCATCAGCTCATATGCATTCTTGATGGAGGACAGCAATGGCTTATATGTCTTGAAATCTTCTATGAAGAAGTCAAAGATTTCTCTGTAAGGCTGACCAGAAAGGGGACCTTGTCACTTCCTAGCCCATACCTGCTGTCTTGTAGCTGTTAGGTAACCCATGGCAAAGGAATGTACTGGGGACCACTTAGATCTCACAGGTGCCATAGAGTTTGGGAGGCAGTTCTCTGAAGGGCTTTCCTGGTGCTGTTTCTGAGACCTGGCAAAGTAGCATTGACTAAATTTGCCACTGTCTGACCCCCATCAATGGCTATGCAAACAGCCAGCCTCTTGCTTTCTAGACCCTGCACCTCTCAGCTGCAGCTTCTCCTCCACCTCAAACCCTTGAAGATTCTAGCCTTGCATTCTGACACTAAAATAGAATTGGGGCCTCCTGTTCCATTTGGACACAAActgactctttcttttttcttttggaaggGGTTCCTGGATGTGAAGTGGGAACTTGTAGGTTTGCAGACACAAAAATCAGcaagtaggctgggaatatggtctagtggtagagtgcttgcatcgtatacatgaagccctgggttccattcctcagtaccacatatataggaaaagccagaaggggcgctgtggctcaagtggtaaagtgctagccttgagcaaaaagaagccaggaacagtgctcaggccctgagttcaagccccaggactagccaaaaaaaaaaaatcagcaagtgaagggctgggatgatggcttagtggtagaatgtttgcctagtttgcatgaagccctgggttaaattcctcagtaccacataaacagaaaaatccagaagtggcactgttgttcaagtgccagagtgctagccttgagcaaaagaggcttagggacagtgtccaggccctgag is drawn from Perognathus longimembris pacificus isolate PPM17 chromosome 10, ASM2315922v1, whole genome shotgun sequence and contains these coding sequences:
- the Tsnaxip1 gene encoding translin-associated factor X-interacting protein 1 isoform X2; its protein translation is MSNPQQRFYSFSKPRSQPRSSKGTSEDESPYGDSKCTQKHKCSQKWKSLPWQFSLSGHLSPWPTFASGQTILQNRKPCSDECRKRPGWQQHPLGMAKPKYLEQLENYLRKELLLLDLGTDSTQELRLQPYREIFDFFIEDFKTYKPLLSSIKNAYELMLAYQRERIRTLEPLKAKLVTMKEDCNERILAMRAEEKCEISALKKEKMNLLKLIDKKNEEKVSLQTEVSKLRKSLAEEYLRYLSERDARKILIGDLNELRYQREDMSLAQSPGVWGEDPVKLTLALKMTRQDLTRIQMELNTMKANFGDVVPRRDFEMQEKTNKDLQEQLDGLKADYEEVCKEHESLLQLHMMTLKERDQFSSELQEIQRTSTPRPDWTKCEDVVAGGAERWHMLAEGKNSDQLVDVLLEEIGEGLLREKDFFHGLGYGEEVPAFLQFDGTVENKKPTKKFVVDLLKDAWRERLTDEKKKFQDFFFSFLERRFGPDEAIAWAYTIFENIKLFRTNDVMSQFYAVLMGKMMESVYVNYKDTVAQLLKEMINADSQNEGLLTNEQFSTILKSFFPLKKEEEIQELMEAAGWLPSNSADVLNYHFLFMEQ
- the Cenpt gene encoding centromere protein T isoform X2; this translates as MGDSFGTDSEPTTRTLLRRVLDTADSRTPRRRRSAKAGAQKTLLETHSSRRLRSQTKTTARQHSHGGRSVGRLAHVQTSGNLEEQTPRTLLKNILLTAPESSILMPKSVVKPAPALQAVQPSRWESSQGSLELQLPELEPSTTLASSLPAPGKRKQKLRLSLFQREVNQGLPLSQDPAGNADASSLTSSLNLTFATPLQPQSVKRPGLARRPPTRKAVDMGVLLQDLQDNSSAIVPPGDSLRAAVPTLPVDIVLEDTQPFSQPVVGHSPSVHYSLAHSSGSGTNDSERPVSHRTHSSGPELQNHKLQPWPATSPEMTEAERSQGALEDKEPEGSIQDEGISGRPDPELASSTPEFLQAKRSHQFLEPALPQPDVSVLPPEPMEPVPAKLPRRTRTAGPRRRQDPYKAGLNHYAKLLSFYAKMPMEKKALEVVEKCLDKYFQHLCNDLEVFAAHAGRKTVKPEDLELLMRRQGLVSEQVSLHVLVERHLPLEYRKMLIPCAFSGNSVFPAQ
- the Tsnaxip1 gene encoding translin-associated factor X-interacting protein 1 isoform X1, encoding MSNPQQRFYSFSKPRSQPRSSKGTSEDESPYGDSKCTQKHKCSQKWKSLPWQFSLSGHLSPWPTFASGQTILQNRKPCSDECRKRPGWQQHPLGMAKPKYLEQLENYLRKELLLLDLGTDSTQELRLQPYREIFDFFIEDFKTYKPLLSSIKNAYELMLAYQRERIRTLEPLKAKLVTMKEDCNERILAMRAEEKCEISALKKEKMNLLKLIDKKNEEKVSLQTEVSKLRKSLAEEYLRYLSERDARKILIGDLNELRYQREDMSLAQSPGVWGEDPVKLTLALKMTRQDLTRIQMELNTMKANFGDVVPRRDFEMQEKTNKDLQEQLDGLKADYEEVCKEHESLLQLHMMTLKERDQFSSELQEIQRTSTPRPDWTKCEDVVAGGAERWHMLAEGKNSDQLVDVLLEEIGEGLLREKDFFHGLGYGEEVPAFLQFDGTVENKKPTKKFVVDLLKDAWRERLTDEKKKFQDFFFSFLERRFGPDEAIAWAYTIFENIKLFRTNDVMSQFYAVLMGKMMESVYVNYKDTVAQLLKEMINADSQNEGLLTNEQFSTILKSFFPLKKEEEIQELMEAAGWLPSNSADVLNYHFLFMETEEGQSEPFVQKLWEQYEAEKEEYLAELQQQLGLKPNEEVTLSKLQKALMTIDPSLDKQTLSAYLSQAFQIPESELPGELDKEKEQEEEEEEEEAKEEVSIAVELQKVLERLRTADTKRVGPREPEPTS
- the Cenpt gene encoding centromere protein T isoform X1, whose translation is MGDSFGTDSEPTTRTLLRRVLDTADSRTPRRRRSAKAGAQKTLLETHSSRRLRSQTKTTARQHSHGGRSVGRLAHVQTSGNLEEQTPRTLLKNILLTAPESSILMPKSVVKPAPALQAVQPSRWESSQGSLELQLPELEPSTTLASSLPAPGKRKQKLRLSLFQREVNQGLPLSQDPAGNADASSLTSSLNLTFATPLQPQSVKRPGLARRPPTRKAVDMGVLLQDLQDNSSAIVPPGDSLRAAVPTLPVDIVLEDTQPFSQPVVGHSPSVHYSLAHSSGSGTNDSERPVSHRTHSSGPELQNHKLQPWPATSPEMTEAERSQGALEDKEPEGSIQDEGISGRPADPELASSTPEFLQAKRSHQFLEPALPQPDVSVLPPEPMEPVPAKLPRRTRTAGPRRRQDPYKAGLNHYAKLLSFYAKMPMEKKALEVVEKCLDKYFQHLCNDLEVFAAHAGRKTVKPEDLELLMRRQGLVSEQVSLHVLVERHLPLEYRKMLIPCAFSGNSVFPAQ